The genomic stretch ATTTAAAGGTCCAGACGGAGCGCCTGGACCACCTGGTTACAGCATCGAAGGACCCGTCGGATATAAAGGATACTTCGGAATGATTGGTGATCATGGATTACAAGGAGAGGACGGTTTTTCTGGGACACCTGGAATTGATGGACCGCCTGGTTTGCCAGGTTTAAAAGGTTCACGCGGTGATCCCGGTAGAGCAATCCTTTTTGGTGAAATGGGTGAAGAAGGTGAGGCTGGATATTTCGGAGAATTTGGAGACAAAGGATTCAAAGGTCCAGAGGGCTATCGAGGACAACCAGGTCTTGTTGGTACGAAAGGTGAAAAAGGAGATGATGGTTTAATGGGAAGAACTGGCCTTCCTGGTAATAAAGGTATGACCGGAGATATAGTTTATGGTTTACGAGGCGCACCCGGTGCCCCAGGTAGATCTGGTATTACTGCTCCGTACGGTGATAAAGGTGAACGTGGAGAACCTGGCATTGAAGGACCACAAGGTCCAAAAGGAGAAATCGGCGATACTGGTCGCGATGGTTTTCCTGGACTTCCTGGAGATGATGGCGAGCCTGGTGAACCTGGTCAACAAGGTAGCCATGGATACATGGGTGAAGAAGGTTTCCAAGGGGAACGTGGAGAGATTGGAGACCAAGGTAATATTGGCCTAACAGGTCGTCGTGGATATGCCGGATTAAGAGGCGAGAAAGGTGAAATCGGAGATGTAGGAGACTTCGGGTATCCCGGAAGAATAGGTTGGAATGGAACAAAGGGAGAACGAGGTGATGTTGGGTTCCCTGGCATCCCTGGCATGAAAGGATCAGCTTCATTCAGTGGCCATAAAGGAGAGGTAGGCGTATACGGTATGCGAGGACCTCCTGGATTGGATGGTGCAGTTGGATTAAATGGTTTAAAAGGACCAGAAGGTGATGCTGGTACGGTGATTGATGGCTACCCAGGACTGAAAGGTCCGAAAGGTATTCCAGGATTTAACGGGCTTCCTGGACGACCCGGTTTCAAAGGCGAACGTGGTGATGAAGGAACAGTTGGATCCAAAGGTATTCAAGGTGACAAAGGCAGAGACGGTTTTCCAGGGATTCCTGGTCGTCGGGGTAAAGTCGGCACTAGAGGATTAACGGGACTTCGTGGATTGCCTGGTAGTAAAGGTGAGCAAGGTGAACAAGGGGAAGAAGGTTTTTATGGAGTCACAGGAGAAAAAGGCGAACGAGGAGATATCGGACGAATTGGATTACCTGGTCATCAAGGTATACCAGGAGACAAAGGATTCCCTGGATTACCAGGAGAAGTAATATTTAGACCACCACAAAAGGGAGACTGGGGAGAGCCAGGTTTGCCAGGTCTGGAAGGAATGCCTGGATTCCCTGGTTTAAAAGGACGTCAAGGATATCCAGGAGAAAAGGGAGATCCAGGTCTAAGAGGAGAGCCTGGTTTTTCCGGGCGAAATGGTTTGGATGGATTGAAGGGTCAGCAAGGAGAACCAGGCTTCAAAGGTCTACGTGGTACGCTTGTTACTCGTCCAGAACCCGGTGATCAAGGAGAACCTGGTTATGATGGATTCCCAGGCCGTCCAGGAGTACCTGGAAATAAAGGAGCTCCGGGGGATTATGGTGACGATGGTCTGCCTGGTCCTCGTGGAATGGTGGGAATGGTGAGTGGGGCGTTCAAGGGAATTAAAGGTGAAATTGGATTCGAAGGTGCCCCCGGCTTAGATGGATTACCTGGACTCCCTGGACTTCCAGGTCCTGTAGGATCATTTGGCGATAAAGGATTACCTGGTAGTATTGGTTTCTCGATAAGAGGCATCAAAGGAGAAGTTGGAATGGATGGATTAATGGGTTTGGATGGTATGCCAGGACCGCCTGGCTTTCCAGGCGACGTGGGACCTGTTGGTCGGCCTGGACCCCGAGGTTTTACAGGATTAAAAGGCGAAATTGGTGAAGTAGGTGAGGAGGGTTATTTCGGACGTCTTGGATTGAAAGGAGTTAAGGGTGAACGGGGTGATCCCATTCAAGTAGACAATTGGAGGCCAAACCAACCTGGCGAACGTGGTGTACCAGGTAATAAAGGAGCTGCAGGTGATGACGGTGATATGGGATTACCAGGCTATCCAGGTCTAGCTGGGATTAAGGGTGAGAGAGGATTGCAGGGGCTTGCAGGGGAAGAAGGCCAAATGGGCTTCAAAGGTGAAATAGGATTCCAAGGGGCTCCTGGGCGCGATGGACTCGATGGGTATCCAGGACTGCAAGGAGCAGTTGGTGATCCAGCGCCTCCACCACCACCTGCTAAAAGTCGCGGCTACATCTTTACGAAGCATTCACAGAATGTGCTCATTCCACAATGTCCCTTAAATACGGTTAAACTATGGGATGGATATTCACTGGTGAGTGTTATTGGAAGTAGTAGAACGGTTGGGCAGGATTTGGGAAGTGCCGGCTCATGTCTTCGGAAATTCAGCACCATGCCGTATTTATTCTGCGACATAAATAATGTGTGTAATTACGCCGCCAACAACGACGATAGCATTTGGTTGGCATCTCCCGAGCCAATGCCAATGTCTATGACACCGATGAAGGCTCGTGAGGTAGAGAAATACATTTCCAGATGCTCCGTATGTGAAACATCTACGCGCGTCATAGCCATCCATAGTCAGACAATGGACATTCCAGACTGTCCGGGAGGATGGGAAGAGCTATGGATCGGATACAGTTATGTGATGGTAAGAGTGTTATTACATTGAGCAGGAAAATGTTGTtaccctttttttaaattttagcatACAACGGATAACAGTGGCGGGTTTGGGATGGATCTGATATCGCCGGGATCATGCCTGGAAGAGTTCCGTGCCCAGCCGGTCATCGAATGCCACGGCCACGGTACATGCAACTTTTACGATGGTAtcacgtcattctggttgactATCATCGAGGATGGTGAAGAATTCTACCAACCCAAGCAGCAGACGCTAAAAGCAGATCAAACTAGCAAAATTAGCAGGTATGTGTAGTCACAGAAAATTGCCATTAAAATCTAATGGATCATGTTTGTCTTATAGATGTATAGTCTGTCGTCGCAAAGCTGGATTCTTGCGAGCCCTTTCGGACGGTGCTGTCAGTGCTTCAGCACTTCGACGACCAAATATTGCAACGGTACAGAAACCTTATTATCCGCCACCGCCACCGCAACCACCTCGAAGACGACATCGATTTGGCGGACGGTCACGAAACcgccaataaaaaaatatagttGAAACGATAAGTGTGATGCTTTATTCTTCGCATGATTGTGTCTAAATGTGCTGCCAACATATTCAGTTCGATTTCGTGGAAACAACATGAAGTTTGTTTTTCGTGCAATTCTTGTTTTGGAACCTGCCAGTTTAATTCCATATGTTCAATTAAAGTAAACAGTACGATCGAAGAATAGTCTCTAAGAAAATGTTATGCCAAAAAAAACGAGGGAAAATAGTACGTTTTCAAAGTATGTAATAATGTTTACGCAAGCCTAAACTATTAATATGTAAAGATACTgtaaattctgtttttttttattactgccgaaaatgtaatttaatgTAAAACCCCGGTTTGGATCGTGCTTGCCTTCTACTTATTATAGTAGTACTCGTTTTAAA from Wyeomyia smithii strain HCP4-BCI-WySm-NY-G18 chromosome 3, ASM2978416v1, whole genome shotgun sequence encodes the following:
- the LOC129730161 gene encoding collagen alpha-1(IV) chain — encoded protein: MAISTGPKLVGLRSDSSVRLSRKLSLPGVSCLVVIVFYVLQFIDLTGAVVCDRSVCDCKGLKGAPGQNGVYGVPGAAGLPGEIGFDGPPGYPGEPGSRGEVGAMGEKGYRGDTGERGAVGYPGIPGLPGDDGPRGPRGIDGCNGTDGAMGIPGNPGWPGDRGQPGLQGPLGYRGDSGEGGINSKGTKGAMGEPGLPGAPGAPGFKGNRGLPGLEGPTGSDGFEGAKGQIGDQGEPYDDDCPGEPGEPGEPNYYFTGKNSTVNKGLKGQKGDRGTDGIPGFHGKRGDTGLYGERGEKGFKGEEGNEGDRGKQGKDGPLGPNGEKGEKGAPGFAGRDGELGDKGEPGDHGISGVPGIQGIRGPPGLYDPNLAPIIIGPVGPQGDVGPPGNQGLGGIPGSPGRRGSMGSQGPPGDPGFDGLMGRKGTTIGGQRGDDGESGPRGPLGTRGIQGTAGLKGLKGYAGRNITGNKGEPGLPGMNGEYGEKGNQGEIGEIGDKGQPGIGYNITGPMGPDGIPGLPGPAGDMGWNAHSGSKGEKGFRGEDCGVCAPGPMGIKGDAGDIGRPGMHGLDGSRGLPGPRGLKGLSGKPGMKGIQGLQGIPGENGESGRPGEKGAKGFVIVQGSQVSSPGDKGDIGYRGPQGQQGDHGFMGAPGEVGNLGEPGPVGDDGNPGYRGRDGEPGLPGRDGAHGRNAVYNSYTMWSLGGTPGAPGENGTKGERGDQGDRGEPGAIAEMDYKIIGDRGPRGEFGDEGPRGEKGYQGEVGDEGFKGPDGAPGPPGYSIEGPVGYKGYFGMIGDHGLQGEDGFSGTPGIDGPPGLPGLKGSRGDPGRAILFGEMGEEGEAGYFGEFGDKGFKGPEGYRGQPGLVGTKGEKGDDGLMGRTGLPGNKGMTGDIVYGLRGAPGAPGRSGITAPYGDKGERGEPGIEGPQGPKGEIGDTGRDGFPGLPGDDGEPGEPGQQGSHGYMGEEGFQGERGEIGDQGNIGLTGRRGYAGLRGEKGEIGDVGDFGYPGRIGWNGTKGERGDVGFPGIPGMKGSASFSGHKGEVGVYGMRGPPGLDGAVGLNGLKGPEGDAGTVIDGYPGLKGPKGIPGFNGLPGRPGFKGERGDEGTVGSKGIQGDKGRDGFPGIPGRRGKVGTRGLTGLRGLPGSKGEQGEQGEEGFYGVTGEKGERGDIGRIGLPGHQGIPGDKGFPGLPGEVIFRPPQKGDWGEPGLPGLEGMPGFPGLKGRQGYPGEKGDPGLRGEPGFSGRNGLDGLKGQQGEPGFKGLRGTLVTRPEPGDQGEPGYDGFPGRPGVPGNKGAPGDYGDDGLPGPRGMVGMVSGAFKGIKGEIGFEGAPGLDGLPGLPGLPGPVGSFGDKGLPGSIGFSIRGIKGEVGMDGLMGLDGMPGPPGFPGDVGPVGRPGPRGFTGLKGEIGEVGEEGYFGRLGLKGVKGERGDPIQVDNWRPNQPGERGVPGNKGAAGDDGDMGLPGYPGLAGIKGERGLQGLAGEEGQMGFKGEIGFQGAPGRDGLDGYPGLQGAVGDPAPPPPPAKSRGYIFTKHSQNVLIPQCPLNTVKLWDGYSLVSVIGSSRTVGQDLGSAGSCLRKFSTMPYLFCDINNVCNYAANNDDSIWLASPEPMPMSMTPMKAREVEKYISRCSVCETSTRVIAIHSQTMDIPDCPGGWEELWIGYSYVMHTTDNSGGFGMDLISPGSCLEEFRAQPVIECHGHGTCNFYDGITSFWLTIIEDGEEFYQPKQQTLKADQTSKISRCIVCRRKAGFLRALSDGAVSASALRRPNIATVQKPYYPPPPPQPPRRRHRFGGRSRNRQ